The Molothrus ater isolate BHLD 08-10-18 breed brown headed cowbird chromosome 1, BPBGC_Mater_1.1, whole genome shotgun sequence genome includes a window with the following:
- the LOC118684141 gene encoding feather beta keratin-like has product MACNSRCSPCGPTPLANSCNEPCALQCQDSRVIINPSPVLVTLPGPIMTSFPQSTAVGSTSSAALGTELNAQGQPISGGFGFGLGYGLGGLGCYGRRGGYIC; this is encoded by the coding sequence ATGGCCTGCAACAGCCGCTGCAGTCCCTGCGGACCCACCCCGCTGGCCAACAGCTGCAacgagccctgtgccctgcaatgccaggaTTCCCGCGTCATCATCaacccttcccctgtgctggtcaccctgccaggacccatcatgacctccttcccccagagcaCCGCCGTCGGATCCACCTCCtcggctgctctgggcactgagctcaatgcccagggacagcccatctCTGGCGGATTTGGCTTTGGCCTTGGCTACGGCCTGGGAGGCCTGGGCTGCTATGGCAGAAGGGGTGGCTACATCTGCTAA
- the LOC118701992 gene encoding feather beta keratin-like codes for MACNNICSPCGPTPLANSCNEPCALQCQDSRVIINPSPVLVTLPGPIMTSFPQNTAVGSTSSAALGTELNAQGQPISGGFGFGLGYGLGGLGCSGRRGGYIC; via the coding sequence ATGGCCTGCAACAACATCTGCAGTCCCTGCGGACCCACCCCGCTGGCCAACAGCTGCAacgagccctgtgccctgcaatgccaggaTTCCCGCGTCATCATCaacccttcccctgtgctggtcaccctgccaggacccatcatgacctccttcccccagaacaccGCCGTCGGATCCACCTCCtcggctgctctgggcactgagctcaatgcccagggacagcccatctCTGGTGGATTTGGCTTTGGCCTTGGCTACGGCCTGGGaggcctgggctgctctggcagaagGGGCGGCTACATCTGCTAA
- the LOC118701893 gene encoding feather beta keratin-like — MPQGHGTRRSHPSRTSIKASPEPLFLTHFSSSLLLLLLQLPGTLHTTKMACYNRCSPCGPTPLANSCNEPCALQCQDSRVIINPSPVLVTLPGPIMTSFPQNTAVGSTSSAALGTELNAQGQPISGGFGFGLGYGLGGLGCYGRRGGYIC, encoded by the exons ATGCCCCAAGGCCATGGGACAAGGCGATCCCACCCTTCCAGAACCAGCATaaaagccagcccagagcctctcTTCCTCACACACTTCTCCTCaagccttctcctcctgctcctgcag CTTCCAGGCACCCTCCACACCACAAAAATGGCCTGCTACAACCGCTGCAGTCCCTGCGGACCCACCCCGCTGGCCAACAGCTGCAacgagccctgtgccctgcaatgccaggaTTCCCGCGTCATCATCaacccttcccctgtgctggtcaccctgccaggacccatcatgacctccttcccccagaacaccGCCGTCGGATCCACCTCCtcggctgctctgggcactgagctcaatgcccagggacagcccatctCTGGCGGATTTGGCTTTGGCCTTGGCTACGGCCTGGGAGGCCTGGGCTGCTATGGCAGAAGGGGCGGCTACATCTGCTAA
- the LOC118702022 gene encoding feather beta keratin-like, with protein sequence MPQGHGTRLSHPSRTSIKAGPEPLSLTHFSSSLLLLLLQLPGILHTTKMACYNRCSPCGPTPLANSCNEPCALQCQDSRVIINPSPVLVTMPGPIMTSFPQNTAVGSTSSAALGTELNAQGQPISGGFGFGLGYGLGGLGCYGRRGGYIC encoded by the exons ATGCCCCAAGGCCATGGGACAAGGCTGTCCCACCCCTCCAGGACCAGCATAAAAGCCGGCCCAGAgcctctctccctcacacactTCTCCTCaagccttctcctcctgctcctgcag CTTCCAGGCATCCTCCACACCACAAAAATGGCCTGCTACAACCGCTGCAGTCCCTGTGGACCCACCCCGCTGGCCAACAGCTGCAacgagccctgtgccctgcaatgccaggaTTCCCGCGTCATCATCaacccttcccctgtgctggtcacCATGCCAGGACCCATCAtgacctccttcccccagaacaccGCCGTCGGATCCACCTCCtcggctgctctgggcactgagctcaatgcccagggacagcccatctCTGGCGGATTTGGCTTTGGCCTTGGCTACGGCCTGGGAGGCCTGGGCTGCTATGGCAGAAGGGGCGGCTACATCTGCTAA
- the LOC118684119 gene encoding feather beta keratin-like, whose amino-acid sequence MPQSHGTRLSHPSKTSIKASPELLCLTHFSSSPLLLLLPTTRHPPHTTAMACYNRCSPCGPTPLANSCNEPCALQCQDSRVIINPSPVLVTLPGPIMTSFPQSTAVGSTSSAALGTELNAQGQPISGGFGFGLGYGLGGLGCSGRRGGYIC is encoded by the exons ATGCCCCAAAGCCATGGGACAAGGCTGTCCCACCCCTCCAAAACCAGCATaaaagccagcccagagcttctCTGCCTCACACACTTCTCTTCAagccctctcctcctgctcctgccaacAACAAG gcaTCCTCCACACACCACAGCCATGGCCTGCTACAACCGCTGCAGTCCCTGCGGACCCACCCCGCTGGCCAACAGCTGCAacgagccctgtgccctgcaatgccaggaTTCCCGCGTCATCATCaacccttcccctgtgctggtcaccctgccaggacccatcatgacctccttcccccagagcaCCGCCGTCGGATCCACCTCCtcggctgctctgggcactgagctcaatgcccagggacagcccatctCTGGCGGATTTGGCTTTGGCCTTGGCTACGGCCTGGGaggcctgggctgctctggcagaagGGGCGGCTACATCTGCTAA
- the LOC118683971 gene encoding feather beta keratin-like, producing MACNNICSPCGPTPLANSCNEPCALQCQDSRVIIDPSPVLVTLPGPIMTSFPQNTAVGSTSSAALGTELNAQGQPISGGFGFGLGYGLGGLGCYGRRGGYIC from the coding sequence ATGGCCTGCAACAACATCTGCAGTCCCTGTGGACCCACCCCGCTGGCCAACAGCTGCAacgagccctgtgccctgcaatgccaggaTTCCCGCGTCATCATCgacccttcccctgtgctggtcaccctgccaggacccatcatgacctccttcccccagaacaccGCCGTCGGATCcacctcctcagctgctctgggcactgagctcaatgcccagggacagcccatctCTGGCGGATTTGGCTTTGGCCTTGGCTACGGCCTGGGAGGCCTGGGCTGCTATGGCAGAAGGGGCGGCTACATCTGCTAA
- the LOC118684103 gene encoding feather beta keratin-like: MACNNICSPCGPTPLANSCNEPCALQCQDSRVIINPSPVLVTLPGPIMTSFPQSTAVGSTSSAALGTELNAQGQPISGGFGFGLGYGLGGLGCSGRRGGYIC, from the coding sequence ATGGCCTGCAACAACATCTGCAGTCCCTGCGGACCCACCCCGCTGGCCAACAGCTGCAacgagccctgtgccctgcaatgccaggaTTCCCGCGTCATCATCaacccttcccctgtgctggtcaccctgccaggacccatcatgacctccttcccccagagcaCCGCCGTCGGATCCACCTCCtcggctgctctgggcactgagctcaatgcccagggacagcccatctCTGGCGGATTTGGCTTTGGCCTTGGCTACGGCCTGGGaggcctgggctgctctggcagaagGGGCGGCTACATCTGCTAA
- the LOC118684177 gene encoding feather beta keratin-like has protein sequence MACNNRCSPCGPTPLANSCNEPCALQCQDSRVIINPSPVLVTMPGPIMTSFPQNTAVGSTSSAALGTELNAQGQPISGGFGFGLGYGLGGLGCSGRRGGYIC, from the coding sequence ATGGCCTGCAACAATCGCTGCAGTCCCTGCGGACCCACCCCGCTGGCCAACAGCTGCAacgagccctgtgccctgcaatgccaggaTTCCCGCGTCATCATCaacccttcccctgtgctggtcacCATGCCGGGACCCATCATGACTtccttcccccagaacaccGCCGTCGGATCCACCTCCtcggctgctctgggcactgagctcaatgcccagggacagcccatctCTGGGGGATTTGGCTTTGGCCTTGGCTACGGCCTGGGaggcctgggctgctctggcagaagGGGCGGCTACATCTGCTAA